Sequence from the Terriglobia bacterium genome:
GGTCAATCCCGTGCAGAAGTTTGCTACGACTCCGCGATGGCTCGTGTACCTGTTCGCTTGGGTATCTATCTTTCCTGGAATTTGCGTCTCGAGAGCCCAGGTCGCACCGGATCCTCCTGTTGATTCCCCGCAAACGGCGTTAGTGGAACCTCGCGATCTCGTCAAATCCTCCTCCATGACGGGTTCCAAGCAGGACAAGCTGCGAAAGAAATACGACATAACCAAGATTGGCGCACGAAGCATTGGGGCGGGATTGAATTTTTATTCGTTCGAACGTGAGGCCCGCCTTGGCAAAGATATCGCCGACCAAATCGATGCGTCGGTGAAATTGAACACCGATCCGCTTGTTAATGGTTACATCGGAAGGATCGCGCTGAAACTGGTAACGCACTCCGATTCGAAGATTCCACTCACAGTCAAGGTTATATATGACGCTCAGCCGAATGCCTTTGCCGTCCCAGGTGGATATCTATACGTAACTACAGGCCTGATTCTTTTCTGCGATGATGAGGCAGAACTTGCTGGCGCAATGGCACACGAGATTGCGCACATTGCGGCTCGCCACGGAACAAAAAACCTGACCAAACGAGAACTATGGGGATTGGCCGCGATCCCCCTTACGATGGTAGGTGGGCCAGCGGGAGCCGCCGTGACCAGCTTCGCAAGTGTTGCTGGACCTCTGACCTTCCTTAAGCTTGGCAGGAATGAAGAGCTCGAGGCAGATCTCCTCGGTGTCGAGTATGCGTACCTTGCCGGCTACGATCCACAGGAATTTATCAAGTTTTTCGAGAAGACAAAGATAGCCGCCGGTGCCCGGGCGAATTTTTTCGGCAGAGCCTTTGCAACTCACCCGCAGGCGGAAGACCGGATCCGGCGCGTTCAGTCAGGAGTGCAAATCCTGCTCCCACCTCGGGACGAATATATCCTCGATACTAACGATTTTCAGGAAGTGAAGAGCGCTCTCGCAAGCGATCTTGCCGAGAAGGCCGCGGTTGAGAAGCCAGTCCTCCTGCACTCGACCCCCGAGGATCCAGATGTACCGCCGGATGAGCAGGAAACCCAAGACTAGCAACCTATTTCTTGGGTGGGTAACGTTCAACTAGCTTGGCTATCGCTTTGCGGACGCGCTCTGTATTCTTGGTGTGCTTTTCAGTGTCCATCTTCTCGGAGACAGACCCCTGCCAAACCAGGGTCTTGGTCGAGCGATCGATGAAATCGAGCACCAGCGTTCCACTGATGACGTAGTTACCAGCAGCTGCTG
This genomic interval carries:
- a CDS encoding M48 family metalloprotease: MTGSKQDKLRKKYDITKIGARSIGAGLNFYSFEREARLGKDIADQIDASVKLNTDPLVNGYIGRIALKLVTHSDSKIPLTVKVIYDAQPNAFAVPGGYLYVTTGLILFCDDEAELAGAMAHEIAHIAARHGTKNLTKRELWGLAAIPLTMVGGPAGAAVTSFASVAGPLTFLKLGRNEELEADLLGVEYAYLAGYDPQEFIKFFEKTKIAAGARANFFGRAFATHPQAEDRIRRVQSGVQILLPPRDEYILDTNDFQEVKSALASDLAEKAAVEKPVLLHSTPEDPDVPPDEQETQD